The window ttttatcttgaaaaaaaaaaaattattaaaaccgCAAAAAAGGAAGTATCCTTGACATATAGAGATAAAACGAAAGTGATTAGCTCAATTGCAAataagtttataataatattactcgGTATGCATTCATCGcactaacaacaacaaaaacaacgactatgaaaacaacaataataacaacagagCGAGactaatcaaaaataatttatcgagattaagacgataaatgaaatatcaagATGAAAGTAAAAGTATTCaagattaaatttgaaaacgGATCACGTTTGGAGTGTCACGTTGTGCCGTTGTTTCAATGTCAACAGGTCTGAATCAAAGTACCCGTATGATCGTCGATTTGTTTCATACAAATTAAGAGACATTTTACATGGTTagtcatatattatatacataaataattaaataaataaattaaataattaattcattcatttcgGGAGTTATTTGTACGGAATTTatataatcgaaagaaaaaacaaagaaaagaaaaaaagaagtaaaaataatatcgatatgtCGATAAGTGCGCAAGTTATTATTTgcttaaaaatgataacacgTAGGAAAACGAAGTCACTCGTGAACAAATAAACTTcatttaagatattttatgGAAACATTTATCGCTTTATAATttgttcaaataaataaattgcaaaaacgagaggaaataaaaatttctttttttttttttgctattaaCAAACGATAAAACTCTATGACTCAATGATGtctaaaagaagaatgaaatatttgaaaagagGTGTTCGATTAATCGAATTGGAATGAATCTATCGGCTGGTCTTATTAAGAAGTACCCGCATTGTTGGAACCAATCGAAATCGTTCATTTAagttgattttaattatcgatatagaaatttttttcttttttatcttcctttcattctctccatttttttttttttgttaatcgaTATCAAAAGTGTTTGGACGAATGTCACGGTGAAAGTATACCATATTTAAATGAACGATTAAATTCTAGATCCTTTACCGTCGAATTATACGgtcacgtatatacgtaactATGTAccaattgtaaaaaaaaacttgattGAAAAAGTTTGAACGATTGGTAAAGGCTACATAGATgcatatattctatatacatacacatgcacatTATACAATTGTGTTTCGATTTTGTGTTTTTCTACGTTTCACTCGTTGAGCTCTACTAGTTTGGATAGCAAACGTTCGTTGAATGCATTGATAgatcttaataataaagaaatgaggtgagaaagagggagagagagagagagagagagagagagggagggagagggagaaataagaaggaaCAATGAATGCAAATGATAAAGAATGACTGGAAATTATATCACGTTGCAATTACGAATGATCCATGAtcgaattattcattttacaattttcttcatctcttattttttttcctttctttttgtagGAAACTATAAATCTCAAGTTcgaatagtattaataatttgccGGAAGACGAGTAACTTCTTTCAAGAACAATAAGATCGATTGTTAGCACCCTCAACACGAACGATACGGAATGAAAACGTTATGCGTAACAATGACAAATGTGTTAATTAAATCGGCACGCGTGTCGTAGTTGGGAAGTAAGAATGAATAACGTGCGAAAATTAGTCAACGATGGAAAACATTATAATCTTATGGAGAAACCTTGGGTAAAACTACTTGCGATACTTTAACAAGGTCTCCTTTAGCCAAAGAATTACGAACGTAtcaaattgtagaaaaatatcaCGATTACGAGAGCCAGGCTTTGCGTGCACGCATTCGTACATGAATGGAAGAAGACAAATATTACCGGAAGACATTTAttcttaacaaaaaaaaaaaaaaaaaaaaaaaaaaaaagaaaaaaaaaactatatcgcgatcataataaatttgattaatttactattaattaatgtaaacgTTTGTATTGttaacaagaacaaaaaaaataaataaataaataataatatatataaacaagaattattttacgtataaaaaaattgtttaaaaatgacCTTAAAATATCgtagaattattaattatcataaacgtttttactcttcgatcgaaattattctattgtaTCACGTAGAAATCGAAGTTCCCTCTTTCATTCGAACTCTTTCATATTCCATCAACGAGATCTGTTTCAAGGAATTTTATGACTCAGTACGGCGATCAATATTGGATCGCACACATTTATTACAGCTGTACCGATTGTAAGACGCACACCTCTCTTGCATAATAAAGCTTCTCGTTGAGGAGATAATGATGGTTTCTTCGATGGTGGCTCATGCTAATTGCATCGTAATACTTTgctcgatttctttttattcgaacaTCATTAAGGATTTCCTCCGACAATTTCAcacaaaaatttgtttattaatgaaaaaatatttatcatcaaaaccatctaattgtaaataaaatagaaagaaataaatttgttcttattaagataaattagaagaaaagaaaaaagaaaataaataaactacaAAATTCACGAATGTTTACCGATCATTATGAAAAATCTAATAAGTAAACACGTATTTTGTAATGGACACACGTAAGATactatgaataatttatatgtaaatttttctaatcgttgaaagagagggagaaaagaacaaaagtttttatttatttcttttcttttttttataataaaaataaataaaaacaaaagaaatgtttataatCGAAAAAACAATGTTTACAAAAATGCTTACCGGCCATTTTGAAAAATCCAACAAATCCAACGAGCAAACGCATATCTCGAATAGACACGTGAGATCCCATAGGTATAATTTCTattcaaaatttctttcttttttttccttttctttttacttgaaACAAAACGAACGAAGTATCGTTGACGAATAAGAACGTCGTATCAATTAAAACATTTCGCGTTTCACATCCGACGATGAACGAACGCGAAATGAACTGGCATCGAGTAGGTCCGTGCACTTTTGTCGTTTTGAATGCGACCGCCAGCATCCGGCCTGCAGGAAATCACGTGACCCATCGCGTCAACAATGGAATAAAACTTGCCGATTAatcaattatcttttttttttatggatgaTTTTGCGGTGAAAAGATGAGATACATGAATGTATTAGAAATCTAATAGACCTGtgtgagataaagagagataaagagagagagagagagagagagagagagagagagagaggaaagagagagagagagagagagagagagaggaaagaggaaggaagagataaTCATGGAAAAAAACTATAGTTTAATGGAACTTctcaattttctataaatgtaaatgaatCATGCTCTTCctcatagaaagaaataaagtaaacgaattcccatttctttttttacaaaattgaacgaatgaaagaaaaaaaaagaaaaaatgaattaaataaaataaaagaaaagaaaagaaaagaaaagaaaattttatctttaagaATTATTCGTACTTGATTAATTGAGAACACTTTCTATTCGAAGTTGTGATAATTCGTTTGAGGTTGTTAACAAGCTTTAACGTAATAAATGTAtctatttcgatattttttaaagcaaAGGGAAAAGTTCAAGTCAATGTTACGAACGTGCAAATAATACTCTCCTGTAGTTtcaaatgtgtatatacataatgtatacatatacatatatatatatatatatatatatatatatatacacaaacgtaCGTGagtatgtgtgtttatataaacTTATGAGGATTAACTCGTGCCTGCATGACACACACGTGAGTTCATGTGATACCATCGAAATCGCATCGAGCACGACGATACAATAGTTCTTCTACCAATGATATCATTGGACTAATATGACAATCttagaaagggagaaagaaagagagagagagagaaagagagagagagagataaatagaaagagagaaagagaccaaaataaaaagaaacaataaagaataaaatgcataatataaaataatcttatttctTGAAATGATCTTCGAATGTATCatctatctacatatgtacatgttaatgtatattatatacgtgtcTAATATCTAAAACAACGATAACGGTTCATCGATAAGTCACGTcgaattaatgattaaatctAAATAGATTAATTTCAATGGTAATTGTTTCCTCGAACGTAGACCTACACCGTACAATTAGAAACAGTTTCTCGATCTGTCTGACTCACGCACTTTATAAAACGGGAATCGTACGTAATACGgtaaaataagaaacattCAAGTTTACGATCGTATTATAAGTGAATAAGTGTTGATGCTATTTCAGGTGCAAACTCGACGGTCCCTAaacgttttttccttttctttttttttctcgagttAATCGTTCATCACTTTGATGATATCTTTAGAACTATTAGAAGAAACTCTTCGATTACTCGTCGAGTCAtcatatatcgatatatcaatGTGAACCTTTGAAATGTTTTAATCAAGATCGAATTTATGTGATGTAcctatcaatttaaaaaaaaaggaatggcCCTTCGATGTAACCAACATAGGACAAGTACCGGTGTGATCAATACTCTACCTACCTCAGTCTACAGTTTGAcgcatacgcacacacacatgtacacaAGCACGCGCATACACGTATACGTACACAGGTATCTACATTCTCTGTTAAAGTACTCTCCCTCAGTAACCAGAGGAGGGACAGAGGACTGACTTGACTGGTGGTCGCTTTCTTTGCGCAAAATCCAGCTTGGCGCtgcgaatgaaaataacgattttacaaTGGTACACATTGCTATtacatattgttatattcaacaatatacctatatattacaatatatcgtatatcattataatacgTTCTATtcgcgataataaagaaaaaacgtgaGACGTAAGTGAATGtagagattgaaaaaaaaaagaaaaagaaaagaaaaaaagaaacgaaaaaggaaaggaaagaaatgaaaaggaacaagataaaaattttgttaaaaatattacaggcTCACATTATTCATACTTAGCATCTGTTTACTCGATTCACTATGGATACAAGACTTATCTATGATATCGtagaaatatacgtatatatttaggTAGGTATCGATCGTTTCGCAGTAGTTCGGGCTTACAATAATCAGACGGAAacctattaaaatattactaacgagattatcattgttacgaaattataattagatagaaatatacatttattggATTGTGtgctattataaatatttctaagagAACAAAACTTCAGATACCAGTGATAGAAGGAAATTATTGGACGACGTTTAATATATGAAGGATTACTTACTTTTAgggatttatttttgttcgatACTATATCCAATATTTCAACAGAGAAACGAACGGATATCGTAATAGGATGATAACGTTTTATTAGTTTCTTTGAATCATCAACCATGAATCGAACGAGGGAATATTGGTGAAGGGACGacatgaagagagagagagagagagagagagagagagagagagagagagagagagagagagagagagagagaggaagagagagagtaaaagaaaagataaagaaacctTGTAAAATTTTCACTGAAAACTATCAGTTTTCTTTACCCTTAATCACGTAAAATGTGGACAATACAAGATGTCGtaatgataaatatgaaataaaaatgataaaggaaGTAACAATTTAAAGGTAGcgttacgaaataataataataataataataataccaccGTAAGAATAAATATGCGCGGAGAAATAATCTTCGTTGACAGAATTAACAAAGCTTGCGAATAATTATCAGTGATTAAATAGTTGCTCGTTCCCGTAGCTAACAACCGGCACTAAGACGAAGATTATCTCgttgaaatgaaatgtttatTCCCGTCACTGTTGTTCCATAAGTACACTTCCATGATTAGATAATATCATTTCATGAAAGTACCGAAATTTATAATcttacttttaattatatatatacactaagATTAACACTGGTAAGTATTAACTTATGCATTTCGAAGATTTATGATTgctaatatatgataataccTTTTATGTATTCATATGAATAAAGAACTTCACTGGAtacacgaaaataaaaaaaaaataaaaagaaataatgattttcattcactgcacaattttttttctctctttctttttgttttctttttctttttcttttgttttttcttttttgtttttcgtctttctttctttctttcacagaCGAACactcgataaatataatacacacTGTGTGTTTTAACGTTTAACTTACTCGATTAGTATCACCCTAAGAACTTATTGTGTGatctatgaatatttttaaagtgtatttctttctttctttttatcgaacgttcgctcgaaaatttttgttatttttttttttttttaatttttaataaatattaattgaagctatcatttgtttatatcgaaaaatattcgcACTTTAAGACTCGGACAACGTCTGCGTTGGCCGATTACTAGGTCTGCAATGAACATATAATTCGCACGAAGGAACCGGTGCCCTGGCATCGGGCATATCATTGGCTATACATAGCATGCGTCCCGATGCGCAGACGCCTAACATTCTCCGTTCTTTTCtcgtataaacaataacacgttctttttttttccccttctccaCCCCCACACTTCCCTCTTTCCCTGCCCCTCTTCGTCATAATTCATTTCTCAATACAttctaaattttctattatttcaagaaataaaaatttacatttttattgttcataGCAATTTTGACGATTACGATAGTAGATGACACTTTttaataaggaagaaaaaatttgtaattctAGTCAATATCTTTAAAGATCGAagaatgtatttttaaattcacgttttcaattcgaaaaaacgtatagaTTGTCGAATTCACTTCGAAAATGTACGTGACCCCTTTTCATCTAAAACTGACCTAAATAATTTACATgagtatcataaaaataactatcccacgaaattaatatttttagtgAGTTACCGATTGACCTGCTGTTCACATATTCTCATGGAAGATACGACAGGAAGAAATCTAATCATTAGATCCGGTACGGAAcaataaagtttttaacataatcgagataataactacattaaGATGTATAACGCAATGCGTTAGCAGATCGATCTCAGTCACTAAAAATCGATTGTTCTACCTAAAATGGTACGTTAATTTGCGTTGAATAGTTTTTCCAATGTAGAACTTATCCTTGCGAGTAACTTAATTTGTCAATGCACCTtcgaagacaaagagaaaaacgagtgtatttataatttcttgtGTTATTCACCTTTGAAGAGGAAATGAATTAAagagaatttctttctctttttctctcgtatttCATAAACAATTATCTCGTTTTGGATAAATAAGATCCTTATTAATGTGTGTGGATTAATGTCTGaataatatttagataaataataattataataaaaatataatgaaaaagattataattcaagacaattgtttatatataataattttttcactcgataatattatccatgtatatacgtatatcaatACAAATTTCTAACAAACTAATCAAAACAACTTTGTCTTACTTACGAAATAAATCTTTTGTTATCGGTGAATTAGATAGGGTAGGGTTTATATGATCTGGTCTGAAGTAAAAATGtcgaatatgtatgtatatatcgatcCACTTACATTTTCGTCCCTGTGTAAGCTGTACGAAAGTAGGTCAAGCAACAAGATCCAGTCTTTAGGTATGGTCCATAGTCATTCGAGTTTGATAATACTTCCGATGAAAAATGAATCactgaataaaaagaaaaaagaaatatgccTTAGATAAATGATGTATTGATAATTTACGAGAAATCGTAATACAAAGAAATCAGTGTTACGTTGAATCAccaaaaattcattaattaattttaatttaaatcgcgaaatatttaattgaaattttatagataaaaatcaatataaaaatcattgaatatatacatatatattttatatatcactcGTTTAAGTATATTGTAAACACggtcatttttttattttcaaaataaatagtaaggaaattgtaaatattaaatgtgatattttttatgtaataacacaaaaaatttaatataataaatatacaaaagaaaaaataatccgCCCAACGTGGGGCTCGAACCCACGACCCTGAGATTAAGAGTCTCATGCTCTACCGACTGAGCTAGCCGGGCTTATACAATTCgctttataaagaaatatattaattggaataaatatatatcttttctataaaacaactgtaatatttgattattaatttctttgagaaaattttttaaatgaacaataatataataataaaagagagttAAGCTGTATCTAATCTATTCAACTTTTAAGAAATTactattgtataaaatataacattgttttaattatcgaatatatattaacaaaatcttttatattttatcataatatatatttttttacaaaaagaaaagtaatatatacatatttcatttgaatGTTTAAAATAAACCAATCTGCATTCAATtctgtattatcgttttctcattggtttgataaaataaaagatttcgaTAGGTATTTAGTTGCAATGTTTcacaaatgtatttatatatttaaaaaattagaataatcatGTCTTCTCAAAGAGAAGGATttataagatattaacgaataaaatgtAACAGTAAGTGTAAATGTGTTTGAAcgattatgaattttttttctttgtttctgattgaaaaattctaaataatatagaatgtAACGATAAGATGTCGCCACAAACATTTTCTAAGATAGTCGAAACCTATCGCGCGGGATATCAGAAAAGTAGTTGCCATTGGTTAATGTACCGATAATAACACGTGTTTACTTATCTTTtacgaattatttcttttttaaataaacgttttatcgtacgtgatataaaatttgaaggaTAACATTAAAATGTCACGATCCATAAGAGATTCTGACGAGGATGTAGAAATGAAAACAGGTTTGTatgatttattctttttttcttcaccaTGCGCAGAAATATACCGGGTCAACTTCGTGTAACGGTCGAAATCTATCGACAAAAATCtgttacatttttattcaaaacgTACTTGCCAATACTTCGTGTATTctcaattaaaaaatgatagaaatataaagCTTCATTACATACTACATTAAACAATCGTTCTATCTAttagtatttattaattaatattacgtcTAGTTATCAACGTGAGTGACGGTCATCCAGAAGACGTGACAATTTATCGTTTCAGAAAAATCAatctaatttcattattatttcgatatatttttttgtaatttttcgattaaatgataaaggtattgtttttctttatatagcgaaatttttcttaatgctTTACGACAGGTCGAAGGACCCGTACAGGATTTGGGCCTATCATAACCGATTCTCCAGTTCGTCGTAGTAGTAGAAACAAACAGTCTACAAAACAAAGTGGTTCTTCCCCAGATTTATCTATAACCGAAATTAGTGCACAAGGTTCTCGTACTTTTCGTACTCGTGCAGGCACAGCTGATTCTAATACTTTAGAAACTCAGAAGCGTTTGCGTTCTAGTAAAAATTCTGTGGATACAGAATTTGAGACATTATTAGAAACACAACCAAAGAAAATGACAAGGAGAAGCATAGCTACAGCAACTACTTTAAATACGCCAAAAGCTAATACTCGACCCAGGTATAaatcaatatgtatataagatataaatataatagatgtaTTTATGCCTATGCATTCCTTTTTACAAATAGACGTATGACAAGAGCTGGATCAGAAACAATATCTACACCTACAGGTAGAACAACTCGTAAAACACGAGCTAGTTCTATGGATCCTGAACCTACAATAGAAAAACCAGTTGAAAGACTTAAAACTGAAGTAATTAATACACCAATAAGAGCAAAAAGAAGGGCATCAGTACTACCTTCTCAGTCGACTcttatagaagaagaagaaaagcatTTTCCTGTTgtagaattagaaaaaatctTAATTGAAACTGACGAAAGTTagtgtttttatttctatgtacatttctgtattattaatgattataatcatattttctCATAATTACAGCATCTACCAATATAATTTCAACCAATATAAAAACACCAAATAAAGAACTtgaattatcaaaaaataaatctaatgaaaataacaagagtactgataaaatggaagaagaaaaggattcTTGTTCTGGTAAGATTTATTAAAACCATATGTAAGGCAATCAAATGAAAgcaagtaatattttttatttatcttataattcttataataatgcatgctatataattatataaagaaatatcttttataattatttatattaatttataaaaaacgtaacttgtttttatttgacaatattctatattttattaataattatatttaattattattttatttaaatattattttttgcattttattatttatttaacaactTTCATAATACACATTTACATTCATAACAGTTAAAGGACCGCTTGATGATTCTTCTGAAAGTAATCATATGGAAATTAGTGAAACTTtcgaaacaaaattaaaatcatcatttgatgaaaataatacgccagagaaagataaatattctGCTGCTAATATCAATGATGATATATTAACTAAAGAAGTCTCAACAGATTCGCCACATAGTTTTGAAGGTACATCGAAAGAATCGAGATCACtagatgaaaatatattacatgtttctatagaggaaaaggaaatgaattctagcaataaagaaaatgaatgtttGAATATAAGTAATTCAGTGtctgaacaaaataaaattgtacctAACATAAAAAACTTACATCAAGAAATTTCTATCACTGTACttgatatatcgataaaagaagaaaaatatgttgaaaacaatgataatataaaactaGATAATTCCTGCTTAATAAAATCTTCTTCTGTATCTTTATCAGattgcaataatataataaaaagtaataataatgtaaatacaaACGAAGACAACTGTttagaggaagaaaataaatctgtATCTATGCCAGATACAAAAGAAACTCCATCTAATGAAGAAGAACATAAAAATACTAGTACGAATAGTACTACTGTAACCGAAAACTTAGATGAATTGAATACTGTGTCATATAAAGTGTTAGTAAATGAAGATGATTCTATACCAAAGGAACAgtctaaaataaatgatagtaCTAACAATCAAatacaagataaaatagttactgaagaagagaaaaatacagAAATTGTTAATCAGAacataagtaatataaaagaaataaacagtaatgatgaaattaaagataaggCAAATGTTTCTGTAAatccaaaagaaaaacttataGATATATCTACGAAAGAGGATAATTGCAGTAATGACGTAAATGCAACTGAAATAccaaatattaacaatgatgaGAAAAAATGTAATCCAACTGCTGAAACGCTTTCTACATGTAAAGATTCAAATGCAATTCAGgataaaaattcttctaaTGACAATCAAGATAATATGTCTTCAACATTTGATTCATCTCTTCCTACTTTAGAATTTAGTGATGATTCAATTAAGGATTCTGCTAATAATGCAAAACAAATCGAATTAGATTCAActaaatgtttaataaactTACAGTCTCCAAAACTTTCCACTTCTATCCCTGAGAAAATTGATTCTTCCACTGTTGCAGAATCCCATGACATACCAGAAGCAGATTTACCTGATAAAGAAGAGGAATCCAAAGTACAATCATCGTCAAATACACCAGTGATGTCAAAAGCAAAATCAGTTACCGAACTTAATGtatcaaaatcaaaaaaggaaaaaaagaagaatgatgtTCAAAATGCTGATGAAAGCGATAACATTTCAGATATAAGGATGTTGTTTCAAGATATCTCTGCTGATGAATGgaaactaaaaaataaaaatatcaatattgaaACTCGAAGTAATTCAATGCATTCGATATCTACAGCAAAATTAGAAACTGACAGTGAAACAGAATGTGATCTTCTTTTAGTTGATAAAAAAGCATGGTTAGCtgcagaaaaattaaaagcatCTAAAGATAAAGACAAATTTGATTATGATTCTGATGatacgattatattaaaaagcaAACTCGATTATCTAAACGATAAAttgaataatacgaataaaatagaaattaaatctAAGGATTCTGCACAAGACAATGATAATtctgaaataaaagagaatatggAAAAATCTATTAACAGTTCTAAGTTGTCAActaaggaaacaaaaaatgaattggatgaagtagaaaaaagtccaaataaattaaatgataaaacagATATTGATAAAAGTGAAACTGATGTGTCATCACAAAGTgcatcaaaaaaagaaaaatcacgaAAAAGTATATCCGTATGTAATGTTAGTAGAAGTGTACTAGTGAAATCATTAGATAAAcaattagaagaagaagaagaggtatCTCTGTCACAAAAAGTATTTGAAGATCAAGAAGCTAAAACCACAGTTGatgttataaataaagtaGAAGTAAATACATTAGAAACTAAACTTGAACGGCAGTCATTagataaaaagcaaaagaaaaatcgttctTTAAATAgttctttaaataaaagtgataaatCAAAGCAAAAATCtaataaacgtaatagacTGAACATTTCTTCAAGTGAGGAAGAAGATGATAATCCTGTTAattcagaaaaaaatgaaaataaacgtgataaattaacaaaaagcaatggaaagaaaagatataataaaaattactctACAATGGTACATATTGGTTCAGATTCAGATACCTGCGATGAAAGTATTGATTCAAGTAACAGTGGTATAAGAAACAAAACTCCCAGAATTCCTCGtttcttatttaaacataaggacgatgaagaagaaaatgaagaacatAAAGAAAGTGGTGACGAATCtaatgaagataaattttCAGACAGAAGTATAGATTCTGATATTAATGCAGAATATAATCTTGATGGTAAAACTATTGGGAAATTCTCAGATGACGATATACCGGGAGATGAATGTAGAGCATCGGAATCTGAATTTTCAGATCCCGATGATAATGGTTCAGATCTAGCAGACTTTGTCGTTGATGATGACGAAATTGAAGaaggtgaagaagaagatgaagtggaggacgaagaggaggatgaagatgaagatgaagagcaggaggaggaaaaggaaaatcaagaaatagaaaatgaagaagataagaaactaattgaaaataaaaatgaaaagaaagaaatagagggtACAGAGGATACAGTAAAGTCATGTGAAGAAAAGATTAAGGTTATAGACAgtg is drawn from Vespa crabro chromosome 10, iyVesCrab1.2, whole genome shotgun sequence and contains these coding sequences:
- the LOC124427440 gene encoding putative uncharacterized protein DDB_G0282133 isoform X2, yielding MSRSIRDSDEDVEMKTGRRTRTGFGPIITDSPVRRSSRNKQSTKQSGSSPDLSITEISAQGSRTFRTRAGTADSNTLETQKRLRSSKNSVDTEFETLLETQPKKMTRRSIATATTLNTPKANTRPRRMTRAGSETISTPTGRTTRKTRASSMDPEPTIEKPVERLKTEVINTPIRAKRRASVLPSQSTLIEEEEKHFPVVELEKILIETDETSTNIISTNIKTPNKELELSKNKSNENNKSTDKMEEEKDSCSVKGPLDDSSESNHMEISETFETKLKSSFDENNTPEKDKYSAANINDDILTKEVSTDSPHSFEGTSKESRSLDENILHVSIEEKEMNSSNKENECLNISNSVSEQNKIVPNIKNLHQEISITVLDISIKEEKYVENNDNIKLDNSCLIKSSSVSLSDCNNIIKSNNNVNTNEDNCLEEENKSVSMPDTKETPSNEEEHKNTSTNSTTVTENLDELNTVSYKVLVNEDDSIPKEQSKINDSTNNQIQDKIVTEEEKNTEIVNQNISNIKEINSNDEIKDKANVSVNPKEKLIDISTKEDNCSNDVNATEIPNINNDEKKCNPTAETLSTCKDSNAIQDKNSSNDNQDNMSSTFDSSLPTLEFSDDSIKDSANNAKQIELDSTKCLINLQSPKLSTSIPEKIDSSTVAESHDIPEADLPDKEEESKVQSSSNTPVMSKAKSVTELNVSKSKKEKKKNDVQNADESDNISDIRMLFQDISADEWKLKNKNINIETRSNSMHSISTAKLETDSETECDLLLVDKKAWLAAEKLKASKDKDKFDYDSDDTIILKSKLDYLNDKLNNTNKIEIKSKDSAQDNDNSEIKENMEKSINSSKLSTKETKNELDEVEKSPNKLNDKTDIDKSETDVSSQSASKKEKSRKSISVCNVSRSVLVKSLDKQLEEEEEVSLSQKVFEDQEAKTTVDVINKVEVNTLETKLERQSLDKKQKKNRSLNSSLNKSDKSKQKSNKRNRLNISSSEEEDDNPVNSEKNENKRDKLTKSNGKKRYNKNYSTMVHIGSDSDTCDESIDSSNSGIRNKTPRIPRFLFKHKDDEEENEEHKESGDESNEDKFSDRSIDSDINAEYNLDGKTIGKFSDDDIPGDECRASESEFSDPDDNGSDLADFVVDDDEIEEGEEEDEVEDEEEDEDEDEEQEEEKENQEIENEEDKKLIENKNEKKEIEGTEDTVKSCEEKIKVIDSEEINKESQNKSINVFDVKSDKKKNPKQKVSTEINFSESDEDEIISESKVDTISELDSNTSGKKSKKKPKLNENNETIDETSKQLNESEMIFTKKVKGTNISLTCSTPKTDVVQQQQFNKQNISSNEEQENVRLKDLSSDNYDTKLLKDANLPKTLLSKKAYLNKTISPCSETPTTKYLKKQKLNDSAPNIKFEKNKNASEKIDFIDDDKDNEQSENKTIPGETTELLELNSSASIKRKRSAEISDLNDKTELRNKKNKMSSKVDIHTGFDNEKENSENVFKVNDEKKKRKKKNKKNKTSKELDKINVATTIEKKNIEKAVKMEVITSNESKKNKKRNKNKGEDVENKDKSNEKFMNIMKSDKKSVEIENIPNKKKKKITSVLPTLQVKEQLKKSQRKNILKSSTTSFDAKMSNETSQKNIEFFKSKYEASEAAKRAGESIKANRDMEKKQRKQLEKIQEKDIKVKKSDQIMIKAYTRGIKRLSPDVIENLSDVPMNPFKKTKLFKNSMQQTVRSLPTPMTKNGFTECRIAKTKKNYNPSNSGGTTEFNVVNLEKEKKQSKKTSTVVSFRNKMLSRNSRYPVTSYIMYLQKQKVSNKDQCFAKQF